Proteins encoded by one window of Vampirovibrionales bacterium:
- a CDS encoding GNAT family N-acetyltransferase: MTPEAFDASLRVIRIVSREHFERYASALRSLLRACQGALLDDADWQAGIGVDDWLENLADSAPWLWLGVDAHGVVYTGASLTDIAPGRSATLHGISRPTVRRRAIIGETALAAMECAYFELDLPVVRAECRADNTGAKGFCWRCGFHGEGRAPNAVTVNGRAVDLLFYALSRGDYVTHTRRILTYGIRQEKKRA, from the coding sequence ATGACGCCTGAGGCCTTCGACGCCAGTCTGCGCGTGATTCGAATCGTCTCACGCGAGCACTTTGAGCGCTACGCCAGCGCCTTGCGCTCGCTGCTGCGCGCGTGTCAGGGCGCCTTGCTGGATGACGCCGACTGGCAGGCGGGCATCGGCGTCGACGACTGGCTGGAGAATCTGGCCGACAGTGCGCCGTGGCTGTGGCTGGGCGTGGACGCGCATGGGGTCGTCTACACGGGCGCATCGCTCACCGATATCGCCCCCGGCCGCAGCGCAACCCTGCACGGAATCAGCCGCCCGACGGTGAGGCGTCGGGCCATTATCGGCGAAACCGCGCTGGCGGCAATGGAATGCGCCTACTTTGAACTCGATCTGCCCGTCGTTCGCGCCGAGTGCCGCGCCGACAATACGGGAGCCAAGGGCTTTTGCTGGCGATGCGGCTTTCATGGCGAGGGACGCGCGCCCAACGCCGTCACCGTGAATGGTCGGGCGGTCGATCTGTTGTTCTACGCCCTGAGTCGGGGCGATTACGTCACCCATACCAGGAGGATCCTTACCTATGGCATTCGGCAAGAAAAAAAGCGGGCTTAA